CTGGGTCTGCTTCCATACATCAATGACTTGTTGGTCCCTGCagagtttattttatttagttgcTTAATTATAAACTCTAAAATAGTATTGTTTCTAAGAACACAAGTATGAATTGTATTGAAATATTTGTCCATTTAAGCCAAATGAAGAGATAAGTTTTTAGTCACCTCGTTATGTTCTCAATCTTTATGAATTTGTGCATACCTGATGGTTTACTGCGAGAGGATACAATATCGGTTTGATTTGGTTGACAAATGGAACATCCACATTTCACCAACAGAAACCAGATGACTCCCATACAAACAATAAATGCTGTGACTGATGATATAATAATTACAGCTACCAAGCTTCGGTCAGTCCCACCCTTCCTTGCACTTGCCACATCAACCCCTAATGGTTTTTCAGGCATGCCATCATTTTCACTGTGAGGGTACTGATGATCATCTATATTAACAGCACTTGAATGTGCTGATGGCGGAGAAGGAGGAAGACCTGTTGATATAGAAGTTAAAAGAACTTTAGAAATCTGTAATCGGATAACTGTGATGGAAACATATACAGAAGGGAAGATGGACTCAGAATTCCGCTGCCTTATTTATAATGATGTGATTGTAAGTTTCTCTTTAGGCAATAGAACCTTATGATCAGGCATCAACCATGATTTCTACTATTGCCATTGTCATCTTTAGTTCAGATTAAATTTCATGATATGTAATTTCAACATTAGCTTCTTCCCACCCAAACAAAGTTGGCATCTTTGCTTTCCCAGAGTTACACAGCCAAAAATAATCTTCTTTTCATAGGAAGTATTCACTCTAATATTTATGAAGTGATGAAGCGAGCAATTAGGATCATGTATTAGCACATCACCTGGATAACTAACATGTACCGCTCTGGAGGCACCAAAGAGGGAAGTTTTTATATAGACCTGCTTCTTCCAGAACTTTCTGTAGATCATAAATGCTGTATCATTATCAAAGTTCTCTCTTAGTGGTACCAAGTTAATGAGGACCATGGTTTTTTCTGGCTGCTGGACTGCTGCATTGGCACCCATTATTCGTACTTGACTTAGATTTAGTGATAGGCCAGTTGCGACCTCTCTGGCTAGCTCTGACACTAAAGGAAAAAATACATACAGGGAGACACTGAGGCCTAGTCTAACTTCAATAGGCCAAACACAACTACACGGAGCTCCACCAGGTGTATAAGTCAGTGGTACCGTGCATGTCACAGATGCACAACCTACAATTAATAAGGGAAGAATTGCTTAATTTGCAACCAAAGTTAGCTCTGACtacagaaaaaaaaagagtatgTTGGTTGTGTACCTTCACTAGGAGGAGGTGGTGGTAGTGTCAATACCGTTGGAGGCGGTAAAATCTTCTTCTTCATAGAAGAGCTTAATGGAGAAACTGTAGGCGAAGTAGTAGATACTTGAAGATGTAGGAGAAGATGAATTATATCATATGTTAGTACAGACAGTAAATGAATTGACAAATTTCCCTAAAAATTAAAGGCAGAAGAAATTTTTCCATACTTTGAGGCTGAAATGATGATATTGTTGGTGCCTGAGCAGGACTGATTGCACTCCAACTCCTAGTCGGAGTGGAAGCAGAAATAAGTGGAGACAGTGAAGGGCCTGTATTCAGCAGAAAGAAATACGTTGCTGAATGAAATATAATACAAGataaagaaataataatatttatcaagGAGATTTTAGTTATGTTGTGTAGTAACCTTGTTGGCTATTAGTAGGAGGATGGAGCTGATGAGATATACCAGGGGCCAAGTCTTTGAACTTCTGTCTTTTGTGATGGTGTTTGAAATATGTTTGTGATGGTGATGGTGAAGGTGAAGAACCAAGTTCTGGCTTATTAGCATGATGATGAAAAGATGGCGTTGTAGGCGCAATGGATGATGTAGGTACTTTAAAGCCTGCAACAGAAATGTCAGCCATTTTATTATGCTAGATCACAAGCTCTTCCATAGCTTATATAGCAATTTTATTAGGATTTCCTAATTGCCCTAATTTGATTTCTGAAACTACTGAAGTCTTTTTAGAAGAGTAACAtggttttaattattaataaaatttaattgctTCGCATTAGAATTCATCGCAGAACAAAGCTTATTGCCAAACCAAGTAGCTCTGAATGTTACAATCTTGTTCTGGAACTGACTTGACAATCTAATCGACTGGACCGCAATAGATGACATTATACGAAATTTGACACTAGATTTATTGTTGACCATAGAACAATAACAATTGAGAATTCAGATTTCAAGATTAGTGCACATGACAATTCTTTGTTGGAATAAACAATCATTaaagaaactaaaaaaagaagaaacagTGAAGCCCATTACCTGCAAATCCAAGAACTGCCCAGACATCAACAATCATGAAGCAAATGATCACCATTAGAAAGAACTGCATTTTCATCTTCCTCACAAGAACCACAAAACCAAGCTTAAAGATCATTAATTTTCACATACTCAACCATGTCTGATGACCAAAAGCATGAAAAAGACACAAAAAGAATTTGCACATGGCCTAAAAGGAACAAAGACACATAAGTTTCCAGATAAAGTAGAGACAGCAACAGTGTCTCTGAAGCAACAAGAAGAAAGTACACAGTACTGAAAACTCAAGAAAAATGGATTAGCTGAAGCCTAAGCTCAGAATTTGACAAGAACTTATGATGTTTGTAATGGATTACTGTTTTCTTGACTTGGGTCATCAGAATATAACTGAAAAAACAGTATAGTTACACAAAGCTCAAGAACTAGACAGTTTACAAAGTGTTTTAGTGGGAACAGAAAGAAAAATCAAGGAGGGTTTCAATGAATGAGTTGAAAAGGCAAAAATATTCTGAATTTTCTTGAATTCTTTGTTTGGATTTGCATATATACTATTAAATCACCAACTTTGAATTAATGATTACATGGGGGACAATTAGAAAGTTTGGTGCTTGGCACTATTAGTTTCAACTTGATCACAAGTTTTGGCATTATGTTTTGTGGTAATTGCATTTTTCAATAATAACCTAATCAATGGAGCTATGCATTCAGAACACCACAGTGGCTGGCTTGTTTAGTGTCTTCTGACAATGGCTCCACCCAccgtctttctttttcttttttcttttggcGTTTTGACGGAATTCATCTTATTTTTTACGAGACTTGAACTCCCgtcatattaattttcaaaatttttgaatttcataaatagGGAATGAGTGAGGAATGCTAGTCAAGAAATATTaggaaaatagaaaaaaaaggtCGTAAAAATTGAATGAGTAAAACGACAAGTAACGAACTTGTttaaatctaaaacaaaatggtGGGTGTGATTATGATATGATAACTAGCAGAAAAATTTGATAAGATGAGTAGTGTTTTTTCCACGGTATGACTTGCAGCAATAATATTGAATGTGTTAGTGGGACAAATGTTTGACTCTTGTTACACcagatttttcttttgttttttctaTCAACCAGAAGTGTCAATGACCCTTACTAAATTGGGTTCGGTAGCAATATAGAAGACTtgcaatttttttctaattagtttaaagaatattaatgaaccgagtaaatttgaaaatttgctATGTTTGAGCTCGATCATAGAAGCTCAaatcaatattattttattaaatattgagaaaattttaaattcgacTCGACCAAAACTATAAtcgtatatataaatttgaagtcGGGCTAGGTAATCTATTTGAATGACTCAAATTCGATTTTCGActcaattattactattattaaattgaatttaaatattttacggACCGTATTAGCTTGGCTCGTGTACACCCATGATGGAAGGCTTAAGTAGATGCACTGCACAGTAATAATCTTGagacaaaaatatatttgttgtaCAAAATCTATACATGAAAAAAATTGAGATTAACTAAGATACATAGACTTGGGATgataaatctttatttttaacAAACATACGTGGTTTGGACTATATTTGTCACTGGATTTGGCTGACACTGGTAGCCGGCTTTTGATTTTGGGCCTATTTCGATGTTTACCTCCCTCACAAGTCACAACACTGGACTGGGCCTGGTACTCTCATTGTTGAAGACTACCTTCTGTAGCCCGTATCTATATTTTTCTGGATTAGTTATTTGCAGATAGATTTCATATCCATTTCGTTAAAAAGGAGCAAAGTCATTTCAGCTACAAGTAGAAGAAAGGAAAGGTATTATAACGGTTTGAAACATAAATTTCATGccagaaaaaaaattcagaatagTGCAGATATCATCTGTATGTACATATTCATCGCATTTCAATACATTCTATCCatcaaaaattcaataaaacagCCCCTCTTTTGTAAGAGATTAGAGAGGGAAACAAAAGCTATACATGAAGATCCAAAAACCATTGATCAGCCTGTTAAGTGGTTTATGTTAGAAATTTAACTGttttgaatatgaatatgaTAAGTCCGGTAATTCATTCTCTCAATAAATCttgaaattttgaatcattTCCATTCCTGTTAACGTTCATATATCAACGATACAGGCGCCTCTTTAACCAACGGCAATTGCAAATGATTCTGGAAAATCAGGTACCAATAAACTAAAAACTAAATAGCATCAGTAGTTTTGAGCCTAAAATCGTCAACACTGTCGAATGATTTTTCTTCCGCTTCGATTTTAAACTCCTCTCTTCGATCATACGGGAGTAGCTTCGGATTAACATCCTCTTCCCAATTCTCTTCACATTCGTAACTCCTCTTAACCTCTAACGTCGTCGCAGAATTCTCCGTCGCCCCCCACGAATTAATCTCCTCGAAATTCACCTGATCATCACCATGCAAAATGTACTGCCCTCTGTCTTGATCATCACCTTCATGATAATATCGTTGCATTTCATTGTCACGGTTTTCGTTTACCATATCAAACACGTTATTAAATTCGTTCTGAGCTCGACAATACGCCAGCTGATGAAGAACGAGCtggagctcggctcgattaaacTCAATCTGCCGCTGCAACGTACTCACGTATAATTCGATAACACCCGCCAACAGGGTCACTAGCCCGAACATCAGCCTGGTAAATAATCGTCCGCATGGCCTCGTCCTTATCGTATTTTTCGAGATTCCGAATAATCTTGGTAATGTTGCTCACGCCGAACAATTTATGGGCGTTGAGGAACTGACGTTGCCGAAGGTGAGGGAAATACGGTGCGAGAATGCAGTCAGGGGCGCACTTTCTGCGCTGGTACTTGCATGCCGCGCAGGCCTGGCTTGCGTTACACCTTGGGATGTTATTATTTGTAGCAGCAGGAGGGGGAGTAGGAGTATTACTAGTTATTTCACGTGTTTCCAGattattgtttttgttgttCATGTTGCAGTGATTTTAGGAAGGGAAAATATAGAACTTACGGGCGGTTCCGGGGGTGATGGGGAAGATGCAGAGatggcttcttttttttttggttgtttttaacctctcttttttaaatttgttgcaTGGAGAGAAgatgttataattaatatatggtAGTTTGACTGTATTTACTTAAATTGTGATTTTAACATAAATTTTGTTGTGATATGTGGTAGGTTACAGCTTTTTAATTTGACTAAATTTTACTGTAATTAGGAAAACATTCATATCCATTGCCAGAGGCACAACAAATGGAGTCGGCCATTACATTTAAGTTAGCTATTAAATTCAAGAAATTTGTAAAATACAATATGAAATTATGAGACAAAAAATACCCCCTTCATGTTAGATGTTTTGCATTTTCATGAACTAGCACAACATTCAGCAGTATATGCAAAGATGCAATTTCaagtaaaaacaaaagaaatgctACACAATAACAAATTAACCACATGACTATAAGATGGAAATATGAGTGTCATCTGTGAAACACCTTAAACGACGACTGCCAACTGCAACAGGTAGGTGAAATATTGAAGAGCATAAACCCTGAACCACCAAcaagtttaaaaaatatatttaataaattaaacactTGGCTTGCCATATGTCGGTTCTCCCTTAGACATTACTGCTGTTTGCACTCTGGAGGACGTTCAACCTGCTGACCTTCCCCAGCTTGTGATCTTCCAGTTTTCTACAGTCAGTAAAAACACAAAAGATATGTTAAGTTGAATAATTCATATGTTTTGAACTGCAAGATGATTTCAAAAAGAAATAACAAAAACAGACAATTTGGCAGATAACTTGTTAGCAAATACGAGCAATAATCAAACTTTTTACTCGAACAAGAACACTTGTTAGTATACCTTCTTTCTGTTCTTaacatcatcttcatcttcctcatcatcttcatcttcatcctcctcctcatcctcttcatcttcatcacctTCCTCATCatcgtcttcatcatcatcctccATATCTTCAAACTCATCACCCTGTGCTGCTTCTCCAGTAAACCATGACACGGCATGAGGAATGATTTTGTCCCGAATCGTTGACCTGCAGGAAATGACAGATATTGTGTAACTGGATTTATAGGGGGGCTAACTGAGCAAGTACCCTGTCTTGTGATATTTCAAAGCAATTAACTAGAAAATACTTGCATAAAAAAACACGATCGgctgtgtgtgtgtgcgcgcacacacacacacacattaacAAGACgtaattaaagaaaatttcCCCACTAAATTAAGTACTTACCCAATGTCATAATCTTGTTCCATTTGGTTTTGGAGCTCCTCAGCCTACAAAAGTTCCTCAGATCAATCAGCATAATAAATCTTTCAAAAGTCTTATTGGTAATGATGTTTTAGGAGATTAAGAACTTACAGCTTCTTCATCtaaatcatcatcatcctcaggCACCTCTGGGGGATTGAAGAAATTAAAGAAACTATCACACGGTTCGGTCTTGGTAATAGGTTTTGTATTCTTTGATCCCTTCTTTGGCTTCTTCTTTAAAATCTTGTGTGTCAAGCATTTTCCTGGGTACCATTCAATCTCCGTGCTACATGCATATAAACAATAGAACATTAGATACTAAGAAACAATGCATAGAGAATTACAGACTGCAATTGATACACATTTGATGACCATTTACCCAATTGCCTTCTCCAAAATAGGTTCTTCTTCATCAATCATGTGATATGTTTTTGTCAAAACTGAATTCTTAAAGATAGGATTGGTATCAAAGAAGAATTCAAGCTTAAAACCCTTGGGATCATTAATTTTACACCACTTGATATCCTTTAAATACTTGAGAGCCTCCTCATCGCGCTCAGATATCTAGGAAGACACATAACAGTCAGTTCAAGACTTCTTACAGATATAACGTG
This genomic window from Daucus carota subsp. sativus chromosome 7, DH1 v3.0, whole genome shotgun sequence contains:
- the LOC108195087 gene encoding LOB domain-containing protein 22, coding for MNNKNNNLETREITSNTPTPPPAATNNNIPRCNASQACAACKYQRRKCAPDCILAPYFPHLRQRQFLNAHKLFGVSNITKIIRNLEKYDKDEAMRTIIYQADVRASDPVGGCYRIIREYVAAAD
- the LOC108196167 gene encoding nucleosome assembly protein 1;4, which codes for MSNDPIDVSDLGAALPAAAAALSAEDRAGLVNALKSKLQNLAGQHSDILENLTPAVRKRVEALKGIQSHHDDLEAKFFEERANLEAKYQKLYEPLYTKRYEIVNGIVEAEGVKSENALKQEEGQEKGVPEFWLTAMKSNEILAEEISERDEEALKYLKDIKWCKINDPKGFKLEFFFDTNPIFKNSVLTKTYHMIDEEEPILEKAIGTEIEWYPGKCLTHKILKKKPKKGSKNTKPITKTEPCDSFFNFFNPPEVPEDDDDLDEEAAEELQNQMEQDYDIGSTIRDKIIPHAVSWFTGEAAQGDEFEDMEDDDEDDDEEGDEDEEDEEEDEDEDDEEDEDDVKNRKKKTGRSQAGEGQQVERPPECKQQ